One Tamandua tetradactyla isolate mTamTet1 chromosome 19, mTamTet1.pri, whole genome shotgun sequence genomic region harbors:
- the LOC143663302 gene encoding UDP-glucuronosyltransferase 2A3-like, which translates to MEEFVHSSGEDGVVVFSLGSLFKNLTDEKANLIASALAQIPQKVLWRYNGKEPTTLGANTWLYDWIPQNDLLVISRML; encoded by the exons ATGGAAGAATTTGTCCATAGCTCAGGTGAAGATGGTGTTGTGGTGTTTTCTCTTGGGTCATTGTTCAAAAACCTCACAGACGAAAAGGCCAATCTTATTGCCTCTGCCCTTGCCCAGATTCCACAGAAG GTTTTATGGAGATACAATGGAAAGGAGCCAACCACATTAGGAGCCAATACTTGGCTCTATGACTGGATACCCCAGAATGATCTTCTTG